The Quercus lobata isolate SW786 chromosome 4, ValleyOak3.0 Primary Assembly, whole genome shotgun sequence genome segment TAGCCTCTCTTGAGTTTAGGCAAAACTAAAGGCGAAAGAATACATATAATTGGGTTAAGTCAATTAAACTATTTATTGACCAAGAGAAAATGGATCATCTTCTtccacctttttattttatattggcaaaataaaaagaagataccATGATCATGGGTGGAAAGACACCATTGGTGTGAAGTCTTAGTCCAGCTCTCCTCAAATAACGcaaactttggaaaaaaaaacacaagataCGATCTAGGAAAGTGTTGGTTATAGTTGGAATCTGGGAATAGCTTTAAGGAACGCGCTTTGCAATATTAGAGAagatgtgggtgtttttataACAGtatacaagtatttttttttttttttaagaaataattacaacatgctgctaacccctTAACTCAAACATTTTCCCCCCaagacccccaagcactttgtacatagggaggtgtcaattcagctacaagacCTTTAGCAACAGTATACAAGTAGGATGGTGCTGGACTATTTATTATCATAAAAGATTCGTTTTACCTATCCAATGGTCTAgattattaataagtttataaTTATACATAATTATGACCCGATCAAATTTGATGAGCGATCCCCTTATTATAATTTACTAGCATGTAACTCATGCAAACGCATTGATGTATTTAAAAgtgaacacaatttttattataaagataCAAATAAGtagtcaaattatcaataaaaaatagcatGCAACACATGCATATGTATCGACACATTTAAaatataactcaatttttatcttaaaaatataaataattagccaaatttttttaagtaaatataattagtcacatattaaaattcttaccaaaatttaatactacttattatcattttttttctaatttttaataaaatagaatatgtggttatctttgttgtgtggtgatttttattgagtatatgtgattagttttttttttttaataattttatagtccattaatattagattcttagttttttgcactcattaactcacttaacacaaagatttaaaaacttatGAGGACACATGGCATAAACTTAAATGGATAATTATAGTGAGgtttccacataaatttagacacataacgcaaaattagattctaatttcaaattataattgaactttctctgagttttgcatattaatatatatacatatagacTACTTTATTCCTTATTAGAGTAATTGACTAATTAATTTCAATATTACTTTCATAAAATTCATAtgcattttttaattgaagagttcaaataataattgattttgatacGATTCATTGTTAAAAGGATCcctaataaaactaaaaggaaaaagtgATTGACActgaagaaaaatggaaaaagaaaaaaaaaaagatgtaacaATACCATTCAAAACATATTGGAAAATTTAATCGAGTGAATAGAAATGTATTGCAAAACTCGCCATTGACCCCAAGTCCTTGGCGTCTTTGTTAAGTTAAGCTGTTTAGGTCTTcctaaataatacaaaattcaTTTATTACTAGTGGTGGATGCAACATTTTTGCCTGTTGAATGAAGACTATctttccaaaaaacaaaaacaagtgtGTAATTAATTAAGATATAGAGAGGAAAAGGATAGAATGGTTAGAGTCCCTGAAATACTAACAGATCATCTCTTCCAAGGACTTACTCTTGGAAACGCGCTTTGCATTATTATTATAGTATATTAGCACCATTTATGCTTAAGAGCCCATTTGGATTGAAGATGAGAGAGgggagtagaagaagaaattattagGCCCACCAAAAGGACTACTGACGTGATCCTCCTTGAACtcccaataaataaaatgttgttatttatgcaaatgtgacatcatgtggtaatttttattttttattccttatatTGATTAAGAAGCTCACACATACATTTGCATAGATGACATCATCTCATTGGTCAGGGAGGACCACATCAGCAGTCCTCCTGTAGAATAAAATTAGCAATAAATTACCCAAATTTTTTGCTAATTCTACTTTACTCTCCTCCACTCCCTCTCCCTCACCCTCAATCCAAACACGCCATAAATCTCTAGCATCTTCTTGGTTTTAGGTATTCTCATATAATGCAATGCTCATAATACCAAGGGCATAGGCTAGTCATCACTAAACATTATCCAAGAAGAGAAAGTACTAAATACACTGACAAAGTCTTTGGCTTCTTGTTggggagaaattattaggtctatTAAAAAGGCTACTGACATGGTCCTCCCTGACCTCTCAatcaataaaatgttattatttatgCAAACGTGACATCATATGGTaatgtctctatatgttatattaaatgCTCAACTAGTGGCTTTTCATGATATTATCttcccaacaaaaacaaataacgGAAGTAAGTGAATAATGATTACTACAAAGAACACGCTTTGCATTATTTGACTAACTGCAATACTATAACGTGGACCGTTTGATACAAGTATATATGTAGCATTCTTATGGCTATTTTAACTAAAGACCACTTTGTTTGGAGAAAACTTTGTCTTATTTTTGTCACGAAAATtcaggagaagaaaaattagatGAGTTGAgatatttttgctttttggtggtgttaatttttgttcaattagattttaatggGTGCTTTGGTTGCTAGAGAAGACAGAATAGCTTTCTTACAACTCAAAGCTTCCATGATCAAATACATAgatgaaaataattttacatcTTGGGACTCAAGCAAAAACATTATGAAATGATATTGAAATCAACCTAAAGTCAAATCTCTTTCACAAAAGTGTATCTGCAAGGCCATTGGTTGTTTTTTATTCCCTCAATGAAAATATTCATtcattaaaagggaaaaaaaaataaaaaatcttctGGTACCTTTTCTATTTAGTAGAAAAGGTTGTCATTGTAGTGGGTGGAAAGACACCACGGTGCGGAGTTTTAGAGTTTGTTTGACATCAGCTTTTAGtattagttttttacttttagattttatgtacaactttttaaaatctcatttttttttctcgcattttcttactttttcaaatttttttaaggtacaaatatactttaacacactttcagtaaaaaaatttcaacaataaaaattagataaacTATTCCCAAATAGACACTTAGTCTTGGTCATCATGTttctcacataaaaataaaataaaaaaagaaaaagaaaaaagaaataaaagaagtcTTGGTCATCTCAAAATAATGGATGTAAcatttttgcttttgaaaaaCTCACAAATATGATATAAGAAAGCTCCTTTGTATAGTGATGAAGCCAAGTGGAGTCCAAAGGGGctcaagcaaaaaaagaaaaagtatattctccacaattttatatttggctcccttttataaaaaatattggcCTCTTTTTCTTATAATTCTACATTGATTTCATTATATCAGTAAGGTCTACTTCCATCGATCAAAgtatttacttatcaaaagaaaataaattatcttcTTGCACCTTTTTCATTTAGTAAAGATCGTCATCGTAGCTAGGCCTGTCCAGCAACCCGTGTAATCCGACCCGCCCGACCGTATCCGCCCGACCCGAAGGCCCACGGGTGAATCCGAGTGTTAAATAAATTAGCAACGAGAtttgttataccatgttgtgtatgctagagtggatgcggaagaggaagcatagaagaggaacactgagaacacgagagttacgtggttcagccttacggcctacatccacggaagaatcccttaagggctacatctttattgtatgagagtgtagtacaataacttcctatgttacaatgaaccctaacatgagtatatataggcgactaaaccctagactactagtacaagcaggaatgggttgggcctattacattgggctaatatgtctaatatatatctctaacaccctccctcaaactctaggcggaagctcgatgaaggcttgaggttggataagcatgagaagatcacttggagatgccttgaagaatgcctttgaagaaaccacaatgaagaatgtgccaattgacTAATTTTGGAGTCTCAAATGCAGAAATGGAgcccaaaatcggaatctacgcgaaaaactgagcaagataggcccttttggaaattttgacttttggtcaaaagtcaacgcaaaaagtcaaagtcaaagtcaactggtccagagtcaagtcaacagtcaaagtgctcacgggtcagatccgggtggtccgggtcaggtcggtccgggtcgtggtgctgacgagacgacactgctgacgtggctgatgacgtgtcgctgacgtggactagggctgacgtggacGTGCTTGCGTGGCTGCTGATGTGGAATGATGACGTCATCCGGTGATGTCAGATGACATCAACAGTAGTTTTCTGGCATGGCAGGAGCGTGCGTGTTCACCGGCGCGTGGAGGAGAAGCCAGAAACTAGGGAGGCGCGTGGTGGCGCGTGTAAGCTCGGTTGAGGCCCATAATTTTAGGTTCTGTAGATCAGAGGACGATAAGGCCGTCTTGGTGGCGCGTGTGGCTGTGATCCAAGCGGGGAGTCAAGAACGTTCCGCGGCGCGTGAGAGTTCCAGGAGCCATTGTTCgcgcgtggtggcgcgtgcGGCTGCGGTTGGAAATCGGGTGCCTCGATTTTGTAGATCGGTGGACGAGGAGGCCGTCATGGCGGCGCGTGTACCAATAACACGATCCAGAAGTCAAAATCTGAGGCGGCGCGTGGAAGATTTTCCGATTACAACTgaggcgcgtggaggcgcgtgacAGGGCTTCGGGAGACCGTATTTCTGGGTTTTCTTCACGGGAGGCCGGGAAGCACGTCTGTGGTGTCGGTTTCGACaggcgaaggcttgatgtgcacAGATCTGAAAAGTTAAGTCACGgctttgcttgagtttgtgggTCTAGACATAGCAGTGAGCCATGGCGGCTGCAAGATGCCGTGGAGTCTAGATGTAGCAAACAAGCGTGTGTGACTTCTAATGATGGTGTGCACGTGAgaatcttctttgcttgctagagatgtttgtttgatgccaagaacgaagtttggctctgataccatgttaaataaaTGAGCAACgagatgtgttataccatgttgtgtatgctagagtggatgcggaagaggaagcatagaagaggaacactgagaacacgagggttacgtggttcagccttacgacctacatccacggaggaatcccttaagggctacatctttattgtatgagagtgtagtacaataacttcctatgttacaatgaaccctaacatgagtatatataggtgactaaaccctagactactagtacaagcaggaatgggttgggcctattacattgggctaatatgtctaatatatatctctaacaccgaGTGCATATACGGGTCGGATACGGTTGTTGTTTTAAGAGGAACCGAATAATCGGTTCGGGTTTCGGGTTACACAATAAAAAATCGGAAAAACCCGACCTGACCgaatatttgataaaataaaataataaatcactGTTACCACTCAGTTTCAGTCAGCTCTAAGCCTTGTCGTCTGGGACTTCGGGTAGTGGAGTGGGTAACGTGCTGGACTGGGCACAACTTCCCAATTTTAAATCCAaccattcaaattttttttttttttaattaagaaagaGCTGTTGATCAACGGTTATAAATATTAGGCCTCAATCTACTCTACCGTACAGCTCCTAGCACAACACAGAGAGTCAGAGATTTCAAAATGACAAAATCAACGGTTGAAATTAAATTACTATCAAAATCTAACGGTCACAATTAAAGATGAAGTGATCAACGGCCTGATATAATCTCATATCCcaacactctctctcactattcACTATTCAGAGTTCAGTGACTTCAGTCTTCACTCTTCACCGAATCAAGATCATTGATCAAGTGATCAACGGCCTCAATCTCTTCATTCTTCACCTAATCACTCTCTCACCATATCCATGGCTTCAGACCTCAAAcctcaatcactctctctctctctaatcgcAATCTCATACCTCTGTCTCTCACTCTCAAAGAACGTTCtctgcatctctctctctttctctatctcagATTCTCAATCTCAAATCCTCAAAACCTGGAATCACTTCACCAAATCCTCTAGTCTCATACAGTCACACGAATGCTCTCTGCCTCTCACTCTCTAATCTCTACAGTCCCTTCACCAATTTCATACGAAATCTCAAGACTCAAATCTTCATCAGTCTTCAATCTTCACCCTTTAAAAGCTTGCATCTTCGGTCTTCTCAACAATGAACAAACCACACTCTCAAACTCTCAGTTCTCACTTTGCCTCTCTCTACTCCAAGGTCCAAACCCTAGCTTCTCACTACAAGTTCTTCACACCTAGCCGCCACCGCCGCCGTCGCCACCACCAACAGCCACTCCTCTCCCTGCCGCCGATCATATGGGTTGAACCTAGGGTATGTGTTCTCCTTTtctcatctctctttttttcaatcTCTCATTGATTATATATGTTATGAAAATCTActgttaaaatcaaataaaccctaagttttataatttgaaaCCCTAACTAGAAATAGTTGAAACCTTAACCATttacttttgttctttgttcagTAACTTAagttgtttgattaattttgttcctatttaaattttattcaggAATTGAAAGTTGTACATGTGGGGTTTTCAGTGTCTTCAAACTTGAAATTAACACCCACGGTTTTTTAAGGtatgatttttgtttccctttgttttttgtgttcaaAGTTaggattttgttctttttttgttagAGATGTAGAGTTGATGCATGTAACTTAAGCTGTTGTGGATGTGTTCaatgtttcagcttttattaattagtaaaatttatactattaaaaatcaaataaactcccaagttttttgttctttgtttatttgtttgattaattctgttcctattttaattttactcAAGAATTGAAAGTTGTTCAAGTGGGGTTTTCAGTCTTCAAATTCATAACTCCAACACCCCTAGTTTCTTTAAGGtatgatttttgtttccctttgtGTTTTGTGTTAAAAGTTgggattttgttctttttttttttgttagagttTTATGTAGAATGCTGTTATCTAGATTCAAGTATCAaagattttcctttttggtttgtttgattattattattaattgttagTTAGCTAATttctatgtttgattttttaggtCATGGATTCCTCCATTTCTACACAAGCGGATGGTGCTGCTGCCACCCAAGCAGATGGTGCTACTGCCACTGCCACCCAAGAGGCTGCTGCTGCAACCCAAGTTGAAGCTACTGATGGTGAGTTGCCCCTAGTTCCACCTAGTGTAGTGAGTAAGACTGGTACTGGTAGTGGTAGGAAAAAGTCTTTAGCTTGGaatcattttgaaaaagtaaaggTAGACGATGGTGTCACTATGGCTGTAtgtaattattgtaaaaaatcaTATCTGGCTGATAGTAAGAGTTGTGGTACTAGTAATTTATTAACTCATGTGACAATTTGTCCTAAGAACCCTAATAGAGAAGATAAAGGGTAGAAAACCTTGGCTTTTGTACCCAAAAATGATGGAGATGAAGGGTTCAAACTTGTGTCAACAACTTTTTCTGTTGAGGCTTCTAGAAAGGCACTAGCTGAAATGATAATAATTGATGAGTTGCCTTTTAGGTGTGTTGAGGGTTATGGGTTTAAGAAATATGTAACTACGTTACAACCTAAGCTTCGTGTAAAAGATATTCCATCTCGACAAACTGTGGCTAGAGATGTAATTGGAATTTataatagtgagagagagaagctgAGGAAATCCTTGAAGGGTTGTAGGGTGTGTCTTACTACGGACACATGGACTTCTctacaaaatttgaattatatgtGTCTCACATGTCACTTTATTGATGATACTTGGAAGTTgcataaaagaattttaaatttttgtcaagttgaaGATCATAAGGGGGAGACTATAGGTAGGAAGATTGAGATGTCTTTGCGTGAGTGGGGTATTGATGGCATATTCACTTTGACAGTGGATAATGCTAGTTCCAATTTAACCACAGTTAAATTTTTACAAAGGGTAACAAAAGATTGGAATGGGACAGTTTTGGGAAATGAGTTAATGCACATGAAGTGTTGTGCCCATATCCTAAATCTAATTGTTGGGGAGGGTTTGAAAGAAATTGATGCATCTGTTGATAGGGTGCGTGAAGCTGTGAGGTATGTGAAGTCCTTGCCTAATAGAAATCAAACCTTTAGGAATTTTATGGAGAGGTTAGGTATGGAGTCCAAGAGTCTTCTTTGTTTAGATGTACCTACTAGGGGGAACTCAACTTACCTTATGTTAGAAACTGCTGAAAAATTCGAGAAAGTATTCCTTAGGATGGACTTTGAAGATGATGGTTATTCATCATATTTTAAGAGCAAGGAAGATAGTGGTGGTTTGGGATCTCCTTGTATGAGTGATTTCCAAAATTGTAGGGCACTTGTGACTTTCTTGAGGCTTTTTTACAATGCAATAAAGAAGTTTTCTGGCTCTTTGTATGTGACCTCAAATGCCTTTTTTGATGAAATCTTTGTTATTCAGGAGAGTATTTCTCATTTAGTTAAATCCCAAAACACCCTCTTGAAAAACACAGCCACAAACATGCAAACTAAATTTGAGAAGTACTGGGGGGAAGGTGATAAGATTAATCCTCTTTTCTATGTGGCTGTTGTTCTTGATCCACgaaaaaaattgaggtttttgaagttctctttttctaaaatttatggGAATGAAGTGGGGAGTGTGATGGTTGATAAGGTGAAAGctcttttaatgaatttgtataCTTTTTTCTGTTCTGTTAATTCCCCAAATGTGGAAGAACCAAGTGGGGGTGAGAGGACACCAATGGTGGTAGGTGATGCAAGTGATCCATATGTGATGGTTCACTCTCGGTATGAGCTTTTCTTAGAAGCTGAGCAATCTATAGGTTGTAGTAATGAGGTTGACAAGTATTTAGCTGAAAATTGTGATGGTAGAAGGGATGGAAATTTTGAGGTGTTGGGGTGGTGGAAGGACAATTCTAGTAGGTACCTAATGTTGTCCAAAGTGGCTAAGGATGTGCTGGCTGTACCAGTTTCGACTGTTGCATCTGAGTCAGCATTCAGCACCGGAGGCCACATTGTTGATCCATTTCGaagttctctctctcctctcatggTTCAAAACCTTGTATGTGCACAAAATTGGCTTCAATCCACGGTACCAATTTCTCATCGCCAATCAAGGGATGAGGTTGAGGCATTGGAGGAGGAATTTCATGATTTAGGTAATATGTTTAAATTCTAGAACCTATAGTCTATGTCTCAtgttcaaacaaaatttaatatgttgtatttatttccttttcttttctagttttaaaTCAACAGTCATCATCAAGTGCATCAGCAAGTACCAGCTCCAAATTGGGTTCTAGCTTAGGCAAACGACTCATAATTAGTGTTGAAGATTGATAACTGAGTTGGTATGTTACTGCCTTTGGCCTCTTACTGTTATAAGCTTGCTGGCTTGCTGCCCTTTATATTTGGTCTTGTATTTGGTAGTAAATGtattatttgttaaatatttttttgtcttttgtaggcGGAATCACTTATTTTGTGAAGGAGGCAAAACCTTTTGGGAACATTTTGGAAGCTTTTTTGTAAATAGCTTTTCTAACAATACTAGTCTTAATGCTTATAGGAAAGAAATCCTAGGAATCatataggttttcttttctattagttATAAGCTTGAGAATTTGTCATTTAATGTTTGggaaaagcttttttttttttttttgaaaatacctgtggtattttataatttgtaattaattatattgttgGGAACATTGTATAGCCAGCAAGGTTGCTGCCTTATGATTTACTGCCTTGTGGAAACATTGATTTTACTGCCTTATAATTAATCACTTGTTGTGTGGTTGTTGGAATGGAAATACACGTTTTGTgtattgttttgctattttgtccAGGTTATTTGTTGTGGTGATTTTTGGGTAGTCAATGTGGCTGTTTAACAAGTCACAGATGGTGAAAATAGGATTTTGTGTCAATGTGGTTGTTTAGTCAATTTGTAGTCAATGTGGCTGTTTAGTTTTTGTGGTCCATGTGTGGAGGCTGAACGGATGTTGTAAAAATaggtttattttgtgttgttgtgGAGTATTTTGTCCAGGATATTTAATGCTTAACAGGTGGTAGAAATTGGCTTATTTTGTGACCTTTGGTGAGGTTATTTTTCCAGGAAGATTTTGTTCTGAAGGCCCAATATATTTGGAAGTGAAGTTGCTTAATTTTAGTTTAGTTGAAAGtcccatttttttaaaaaaaattagggaaaaCAGAGGCCCAATCTGTTTTATAtggaaagttcaaaaattatgacacccaaataatttttaaaactgcCAACTCCTTAATTTGGGCTAAAAGTGGGCTAAAAGGGGTGATAAACTTTTACCTACAAAAATTTCATATAAGTTCAAAAACTGGGCCCATATTAATGGCCCAACCCGCCTAACCGACAGCTCCGACCCGCC includes the following:
- the LOC115985318 gene encoding zinc finger BED domain-containing protein RICESLEEPER 2-like, with the protein product MNKPHSQTLSSHFASLYSKVQTLASHYKFFTPSRHRRRRHHQQPLLSLPPIIWVEPRVMDSSISTQADGAAATQADGATATATQEAAAATQVEATDGELPLVPPSVVSKTGTGSGRKKSLAWNHFEKVKVDDGVTMAKTLAFVPKNDGDEGFKLVSTTFSVEASRKALAEMIIIDELPFRCVEGYGFKKYVTTLQPKLRVKDIPSRQTVARDVIGIYNSEREKLRKSLKGCRVCLTTDTWTSLQNLNYMCLTCHFIDDTWKLHKRILNFCQVEDHKGETIGRKIEMSLREWGIDGIFTLTVDNASSNLTTVKFLQRVTKDWNGTVLGNELMHMKCCAHILNLIVGEGLKEIDASVDRVREAVRYVKSLPNRNQTFRNFMERLGMESKSLLCLDVPTRGNSTYLMLETAEKFEKVFLRMDFEDDGYSSYFKSKEDSGGLGSPCMSDFQNCRALVTFLRLFYNAIKKFSGSLYVTSNAFFDEIFVIQESISHLVKSQNTLLKNTATNMQTKFEKYWGEGDKINPLFYVAVVLDPRKKLRFLKFSFSKIYGNEVGSVMVDKVKALLMNLYTFFCSVNSPNVEEPSGGERTPMVVGDASDPYVMVHSRYELFLEAEQSIGCSNEVDKYLAENCDGRRDGNFEVLGWWKDNSSSFDCCI